A genomic segment from Deltaproteobacteria bacterium encodes:
- a CDS encoding protein kinase, with product MLADDLGPRGAVTPRDQLDRIVALVRRALRYWWVAALVAVAGTALTVGAALLKVDRYESASVIMYQEVISAQLLLGSSLAGERSRGMALRFEEMTRARPLLEQVIEEHGLFSDLIQSEGMSAAIEEMRKRIGFRAGGGGTFTISYRGDTREQAQAVTASLADHLIAWERELQRKRASTTKEFLANQRDQVEKDLQQRERDLAAFLRDHPEFATETVANTAGAGVRAARESRRAGESDPTLRALERQRNRIRARLEAGTAPPSPREASNPAVVEAERALRAAERELDQARRDLERKQARFTDKHPDVVFAKSQVAAAERRVAQARADLAQARGAPAVAPASEEDVAKLREELDDIEKKIASYKRRARRERSEADADDAAREVDEIVLLETEHQRLRREVDELRERYQAIEAKAFTAEIAAASEAAVQGSHLAVIEPAYRPTRPVGVSRTKLVLAGMIAFSGIGAAVAFALALVDDRIVSKYDVERLDLLPVLVVVPPGDRRRRGEV from the coding sequence ATGCTCGCAGACGACCTCGGCCCTCGCGGCGCGGTGACCCCGCGCGACCAGCTCGACCGCATCGTCGCGCTCGTGCGCCGCGCGCTGCGGTACTGGTGGGTCGCGGCGCTCGTCGCGGTCGCGGGCACGGCGCTCACCGTCGGCGCCGCGTTACTCAAGGTGGACCGCTACGAGTCCGCGTCCGTCATCATGTACCAGGAGGTCATCTCCGCCCAACTTTTGCTCGGGTCGAGCCTCGCCGGCGAGCGGTCGCGCGGCATGGCGCTGCGGTTCGAGGAGATGACGCGCGCGCGCCCGCTGCTCGAGCAGGTGATCGAGGAGCACGGCCTGTTTTCGGACCTCATCCAGTCCGAGGGGATGAGCGCGGCGATCGAAGAGATGCGCAAGCGCATCGGATTCCGCGCCGGCGGCGGCGGCACGTTCACCATCTCGTACCGCGGCGACACGCGCGAGCAGGCACAGGCGGTCACCGCGTCGCTGGCCGATCATCTGATCGCGTGGGAGCGGGAGCTGCAGCGCAAACGCGCCAGCACGACCAAAGAGTTCCTCGCGAACCAGCGCGACCAGGTCGAAAAGGACCTCCAGCAGCGCGAGCGCGACCTCGCCGCCTTCTTGCGCGATCACCCGGAGTTCGCAACCGAGACGGTCGCCAACACCGCGGGCGCCGGCGTCCGCGCGGCGCGCGAGTCGCGGCGCGCCGGCGAGTCGGACCCGACGCTGCGGGCGCTCGAGCGCCAGCGCAACCGCATCCGCGCGCGGCTCGAGGCCGGTACGGCGCCGCCGTCGCCTCGCGAGGCGAGCAACCCGGCGGTGGTCGAAGCCGAGCGGGCGTTGCGCGCGGCCGAGCGCGAGCTGGACCAGGCGCGCCGCGACCTCGAACGCAAACAGGCCCGCTTTACCGACAAGCACCCGGACGTCGTGTTCGCCAAGAGCCAGGTGGCGGCGGCCGAGCGGCGCGTAGCCCAGGCGCGGGCGGACCTGGCGCAGGCGCGCGGCGCGCCGGCGGTCGCGCCCGCTTCCGAGGAAGACGTCGCGAAGTTGCGCGAAGAGCTCGACGACATCGAGAAGAAAATCGCCAGCTACAAGCGCCGTGCGCGCCGCGAACGCTCCGAGGCCGACGCCGACGACGCGGCCCGCGAGGTGGACGAAATCGTGCTGCTCGAGACCGAACACCAGCGCTTGCGCCGCGAGGTAGACGAGCTGCGCGAGCGCTACCAGGCGATCGAGGCCAAGGCGTTCACGGCCGAGATCGCCGCGGCATCGGAGGCGGCCGTGCAGGGCTCGCACCTGGCGGTCATCGAGCCGGCGTACCGGCCGACGCGGCCGGTCGGCGTGTCGCGCACGAAGCTCGTGTTGGCCGGCATGATCGCGTTTTCCGGGATCGGCGCGGCGGTGGCGTTCGCGCTCGCGCTGGTCGACGACCGCATCGTGAGCAAGTACGACGTCGAACGCCTCGACCTGTTGCCGGTGCTCGTCGT